In Doryrhamphus excisus isolate RoL2022-K1 chromosome 21, RoL_Dexc_1.0, whole genome shotgun sequence, a single genomic region encodes these proteins:
- the fbxo45 gene encoding F-box/SPRY domain-containing protein 1, translated as MSGAAGGGSSFSGAAAAAAGASCSSAGGPLYAAASGAGAGVAGRLPARVLEHIFSYLELADLTRCALVCWHWSNILADENSEVWRSLCARSLSDEALRSDILCNLPTYKGKLKSYQHALSSHDCSRNVYVKKNGFTLHRNPIAQSTDGARGKIGFSEGRHAWEIWWEGPLGTVAVIGIATKRASMQCQGYVALLGSDDQSWGWNLVDNNLLHNGEVNGNFPQCNNAPKYQIGERIRVILDMDDKTLAFERGFEFLGVAFRGLPKACLFPAVSAVYGNTEVTMVYLGKPLDG; from the exons ATGTCGGGGGCGGCCGGTGGAGGCTCCTCTTTTTCgggcgcagcagcagcagcagcgggagCTAGCTGCAGCTCCGCCGGCGGCCCTCTCTACGCTGCGGCGTCCGGGGCGGGAGCAGGGGTGGCGGGGAGGCTACCCGCTCGGGTGCTGGAGCACATCTTTTCCTATTTGGAGCTCGCCGATTTGACGCGGTGCGCGTTGGTGTGCTGGCACTGGAGCAACATTCTGGCGGATGAAAACAGCGAGGTGTGGCGCAGCCTGTGCGCCCGATCGCTGAGCGACGAGGCTCTGCGGTCTGACATCCTGTGCAACCTCCCTACATACAAGGGCAAG CTCAAATCTTACCAACATGCACTGAGCTCCCATGACTGCTCCCGCAATGTGTACGTGAAGAAGAACGGGTTCACCCTGCACCGCAACCCCATTGCCCAAAGCACAGACGGCGCCCGGGGCAAGATCGGCTTTTCAGAGGGGCGCCACGCCTGGGAGATTTGGTGGGAAGGCCCCCTGGGGACAGTGGCGGTGATCGGCATCGCCACCAAGCGGGCGTCCATGCAGTGTCAAGGCTACGTGGCCCTGCTGGGCAGCGATGACCAGAGCTGGGGTTGGAACCTGGTGGACAACAACTTGCTGCACAACGGCGAGGTGAACGGGAACTTCCCGCAGTGCAACAATGCACCCAAATATCAG ATCGGAGAGCGGATACGAGTGATTCTCGACATGGACGACAAGACGTTAGCGTTTGAGAGGGGTTTCGAGTTCCTTGGCGTCGCCTTTAGGGGATTGCCCAAAGCCTGCCTGTTCCCCGCCGTCTCGGCGGTGTACGGCAACACGGAGGTCACCATGGTGTACTTGGGGAAACCACTGGACGGTTGA
- the fam168b gene encoding myelin-associated neurite-outgrowth inhibitor — protein sequence MNPVYSPAPTGVPFTNPKGIGYPAGFPVGYTAAAPAYTPSVYPGANPAFSSGYAPGTPFKMSCSPNSGTVPPYSSSTNPYPAAVYPVRSTYPQHNPYAQALIPSQQQGTYFTQPLYAAPPHVIHHTTVVQPNGMPAAMYAPPIPPPRNNGVTMGMVAGTTMAMSAGTLLSTPSPAPAALAPHPVTMPTYRPAGTHSYSYVPPQW from the exons ATGAATCCGGTATACAGCCCTGCACCAACAGGGGTCCCCTTCACCAATCCGAAGGGTATAGGCTATCCAG CTGGATTCCCTGTTGGCTACACTGCAGCAGCCCCAGCGTACACTCCAAGTGTCTATCCAGGAGCAAATCCAGCCTTCTCAAGTG GTTACGCCCCTGGTACTCCCTTCAAAATGTCCTGTTCTCCCAACTCTGGGACCGTACCGCCATACTCGTCCTCCACCAACCCTTACCCGGCCGCCGTCTACCCTGTCAGGAGCACCTACCCCCAACATAACCCTTATGCGCAG GCGCTGATCCCGTCACAGCAGCAAGGTACTTATTTCACACAGCCGCTGTATGCGGCGCCGCCTCACGTGATCCATCACACGACAGTGGTTCAGCCCAACGGGATGCCCGCTGCCATGTATGCCCCGCCCATCCCTCCGCCCCGTAACAACGGGGTCACCATGGGGATGGTTGCCGGCACCACCATGGCCATGTCAGCTG GAACGTTGCTGTCAACTCCGTCACCGGCGCCGGCCGCTCTCGCCCCCCACCCCGTTACCATGCCCACATATCGGCCCGCTGGCACGCACAGCTACAGCTACGTGCCCCCGCAGTGGTGA